A region of the Sporomusaceae bacterium FL31 genome:
CTTATGCTGAGCAAATTGCCGATCTAAATAAACAAATTCAGACGGCATCGGCAACAGGAGCATCGGTGAATGACCTCATGGATCAACGAAATCTGCTTATTGATAAGTTATCCAATTTGACATCCATCGAAGTCAGTGAAGTGATTGTTGGTAAGCAGGCTGATGGAACGAATAATACGCTTATTTCTATCACCGTGAATGGGGCTTCCTTAGTCACTGGTTCAAAAGCCAGGCAATTGGAAGTCTATGAAATTAGTGACGGAAGCAGCCAAGATGGGTTATATGGCATTCGGTGGCAAGATACCCAGACTGAGTTTAGCTCAGGCGGGGGTTCAATCCAAGCGTCACTTGACTTGCGGGATGGGACTGGCGTCGGTTCAGAGTATAAGGGAATTCCCTATTATATGAGTCAGTTGGATGAGTATGCCCGGACGTTTGCGATGGCCTTTAATGAAGGGATGGATGAGGCCGGCTACTCCGGACATGCCGATGGTGTTGGGGCAGATGGGTCAACAGAGATTCGTTTCTTTTCCTATAATGATCTGTCTTCCGAAGAATTTATGGACAGCGGTACTGATACCGCATCGATCTATGCCAATATTACAGCAGGAAATATATCACTGACAAAAGATGTTCAGGCTGATGTAAATAAAATTGCAGCTGCATCGTCGACAGGTGAGTCTGGCAATAATGAAAATATCCAGGATCTGATCAGTTTGTGTGAGGATTCGAGTATGTTTCATACAGGTACGCCGGAAGACTTTATCAACTCGGTGATTTCTACGCTGGCTAGCGATAGTTCTTATGCCCAGCGGCAATCCGACAGCCACACTTCCATTTTAAACAGTATTACCAATCGCCGCAGTTCGGTTTCTGGCGTTTCAACCAACGAAGAAACCGCCAACCTGACTAAATATCAACAAGCTTATGAGGCTTCGGCCGCAATGGTTAATGTATGGGACGAGATTTACAAGGAAACCATTAATCTCGTTTCTGATTAAATTGGGGTGAATGAATGTGCGAATAACCAATAATATGATGGTTGCCAATACTGTCCGTAATATTAACAGCAATGCCAGCCGGCTAAGTAAAGCTCAGGATCAGATGTCCAGTCAATCCAAAATCCAGCTGCCGTCTGATGATCCTGTGGTAGCATCCCGGGCAATCAAATACCGTAGTTATGTGGCTAAAATTGAGCAGTATCAAAAAAATACTGATAATGCTGTATCCTGGCAGGAAGTGACTGACAATGCTTTAAGCGATCTCGGTGATGTTGTCCAGCAAATTCGTGATTATACCGTTCAGGCCTCCAGTGATACCCTCACTGATGAGGATAAGGCCAAGATTAAGACCAATGTAGAAGAATTAAAGAAGCAAGCTGTTCAGATTATGAACACGTCTTATGGCGGACGGTATGTATTTGGCGGCTATGTAACAGATCAGGAACCCTATCAGATTGAAGCTACCGATATGGGAGATAAGGTGACCTTTAAAGGCAGTTATCTTGGCGGACTGGTTTCAGCTTCCCTGGATGATACGGCTATTACCGACTTCTATACCGATAACGCTGTTTATACTACAGATGGAGCCCAGAGTATTCAATATAATCTTGGGTATAGCAACAGCATTACGATTAATGTGGAAGGGCAGGATGCCATTGGGGAAAGCAGTGCAAATAATCTGTTTGATACCATTGACAAATTACTATTGGGGTTGAATGGGGAAAGCAGCTACAAAACTGTTGAAGTTACGACTGATCCAACCACAACAGTGTCAATATCGACCAGTACGCTGGACCTTGACTCAGTGTTAACTGATTTGGATCATGACCTTGACCGGTTACTAACGGCGCGTTCCGATTTAGGGGCGCGGATGAATTATGTTAATATGACCAAAGACCGTCTTAGTACTGACTATAACACCTATACAAAGCTAATGAGCAATAATGAAGATATTGATACAGCGGAAGTATCTATGGCTGTATCGACAGCCGAATATGTTTATGAAGCTTCTTTGTCGGTAGGCGCTAAAGTCATTAGTAACAGTCTGGTGGATTATCTGCGCTAACCGGATTCCAACCAAGAGGAGTGGTATGAATGTCCAGTAGTAGTACCCTAACCAGCACTACCGTGAATGGCAGGCAAGTCATCAGTGGTCTGTCTTCTGGAATCGATGTTGATTCCATGGTGCAGACAACGCTAAGTGCCGAGAAGTGGAAATTAAATAAATTGCAGCAGCAAGAACAGCTGACTGAATGGCGGCAAACCGCATACCGATCCATCATCAGCTCGATCCAAGCGTTTACTTCAAAATATTTTGACTTAACATCCTCTACCAGTATTCTCAGCACAAAAAACTTACAAAAGTTTACGACAAGCAGTACAAATAGCAGTACTGTTACGGCAACAGCCGGAACTACGGCATCGCCTGGGTCGCATAAGCTTACTGTTAGTCAATTAGCCACCGCCGCATCCCTCACTAGCAGCAGCCAGGTTAGTAAAAGTGTTCAGGGAACAGAAGCCGCTGACTTTACTGCAGCTTCCGGGAGCAGCTTTGTGATCAGTTTAGACGGGACTGCGAAGACTGTTACCTTAAATTCGTCGGTGACTGATGTGAATTCCTTTCAGAATTTAATGGATGAAGCAGTCGGAGCGGGAAAGGTGACTGTCAGTACAGATAGCTCAACCGGGGCTTTAGTGATCGATGCTGCAAGTGACAGCGGTGTTCAAGCGATTACGATCAGTGCTCCATCGACCAGTTCCAGCAGTGCTCTTAGTGCGCTTGGCTTTGGCAGTGATGCTGTTTTATCCAATAGGCTCAGTACTTCAAGTACTTTGGAGAGCATAGCCGGCCAGCTAAGTACCGAGTTAACTTTTAACTCAGATGGACAAGTCGATATCACAATAAATGGTGTAAATTTTACTTTTGATAAATCTTCAACCCTTAAGGAAGTCATTACTGAGGTTAACCAGGGCAGTGCCGGAGCAAAGCTTGCTTATGATGAACTTTCCGGTAAGTTAGTATTGACTGCGGATTCAACTGGTGCTGGTAATACACTGGCAGTGAGCGAGTCTGACAGCAATTTTTTGACCGTTTTTCTCAATGAAAGTACAACTGGTCAGGACGCCAAGCTGACTTTGGATGGTCAAGCGTTAACCCGCAGTGGCAACTCGGTGACTGTTGATGGAATTACCTATTCCCTGAAAGATACAACTAGCGAAGCTGTCACTATTGGGGTTGAACAAGATATTGACGGGATTTATGATACTATCTCTAATTTTGTGACTGACTACAATACCCTGATTGATACCATTAACAGTACTATTTCGGAGGAGTATGATTCGGACTATCCACCGCTCACGGATGACCAAAAGGAAGAAATGACGGATGATGAGATTGAGAATTGGGAAGCCAAGGCCAAAGTCGGAATTCTCAGGAATGACTCGCTTATGCAAAATTTTGTTACCAATATGAGAACTGCCTTGATGGAGTCAGTCTCCGGTGTTTCAACAAGTTTATCGGCTATTGGCATTACGACTTCTACTTACTCCGAGAAAGGCAAACTGCATATTGATGAAACTACGCTGAGAGCAGCCATTGCCGATAATCCGGAAGGCGTAACCAATCTGTTTACACAGCAATCGACCTCTTATTCTGGTACAACAACGGTTCGTACATTGACGTCCGCTCAACGACAGACTCGATATAAAGAAGAAGGCCTCTCATACCGCATCTATGATATCTTGCAGGACAATATTTCAGCCATCCGGGATAGCGGTGGGAATAAAGGTTTGATGCTGCTGAAAGCAGGTACAGAGAATGATACCTCAGATACTGCAAACAGCTATAGTAAAGCGCTTGACGAATATAGTGAAAAGATAGATGCGGAGCAAGATCGCCTGGATGATGAAGAAGACAGGCTGTACACGAAATATACTGCAATGGAGACGTATTTAAATCAATTAAGCGCTCAGTTCTCAGCCTTGTCTTCGTTCACGTCATCCTCATCTTCATAAAGGAACGGTGCTGTTATGACTGACGAAGAAATTAGTAAATATCTTGTTAAAAACATAGAAATTCTTGAAAAAATTGCTGTCAACACCAACACTCAATTGCGGTTTATCTACCGTCAGGAAATGAGAGGACTACGCCGCATTATTCAAGAGCGGGAATGTCTAATTGGCGAACTGACAATTGTCGCAGAACTACTAAGCAATCAGACTGAGTGGGAAAATAAGGCGCAGTTTCAGCCATTACTGCAAACGATTAGAGACAAGCAGAAACAGATTCTGAACCTCAGTAGAGATGGGCTTGAGGCTGCTATGACAGAACGGAACAAACTCAAAGCAAAGCTGCAGCGATTTCGAGTTATGCGAAATGTACAGAATCGCTATGTAAATGTTTGGATGCCACCCTTTGGAAGTCGAATTAATGCAAAAGGATGATTGATTTTAAAAAAACGAGCTGGTAACGGCTGACAGCTATTTCTGCGTTAACAGTCTTGCAAGGCTCTTTGGAGTATAAATAGGAGGGAAAACTATTGGCAGCAAAAGTTGTTCTATTTCCCCAGAAAAATGGTTATAACGTAACTGAGGTAGAAGGCCTTATCCGTAAATGGCTGGCTGAGTTATCGGCAAATGAAGATTTAATTGAAACTGTCACCACTCGGATGGTAAGATTTATTGATACTTATGCAAATAGCTGGTTCGAGCCGATTTTTGATTTGCCAGTTCCAACTAATTTTTCTCAAAATGAAGCCGAGGCTATATTGGCAGCTATCGAAAAAGGGATGGATCATACCGCCAGTCAGGTTCAAATGATGATGAATAAAATTATCGTTGAGCGATTTTTTCTTGAAATAGATCTTTATGAAAACCGCAACAATAGCAAAAAAAGTTTCAGACCGGAATTTCGTCAGAGACGATCTGATTGATCCTGGTAGATGATTCATCTTCCTTATGCAGAATAAAGAGCAAGCAATGCAAAAATATTTGGATTGCTTGCTCTTTATTCTGTAAAATCTTCTTTTGCCAATGTACTTTCCATGCAAATACAGGGAAAAATTGTATGATGTCGAATAAAGAAAATATTGGTAGAATGCGATAACAGGAAAATCCTTTATTCATTTCTAATGACCGCTAATATCTGACCAGGTAGGTGCCGCAAAGCATGGATTCTAAGTTCCATAAATTAATTGGCGATGAGCAAGCGTTTTCAATAGAGCATCGGTTACTTAATATTGTATTAGTTTTTGGACTAATCCTTTCCATTTGGAGTGCTTTTACAAATTATTGGCTTAATTTAGATGATCTATTAGTATGGACATGCATTTTAAGTGCAGTACTATTGTCAATACTTTATTATTTATCAATAGTTAAGCACCTCTATACTTTTACGATTACAATGTTGGTTTTGGCGGTTCTTGTGATCGTTCCGACTGCCTGGATCACGAATGGGGGAATTTCAGGCAGCATTCCATTTTATGTGATTCTTTTCGCAGCAATGGGTTCGGCCGTTTTTTTTGGATTTCAAAAATTTGTTGTTATCAGTTATATGCTGATTATTGCTAATGTGCTTATGTACCTTGAATATAAGAACCCTTCCATGATTATTGGTTATCAAAGTACTTGGGATCGATATGTTGATATTTCCATTGGACTAACAACGACTGTTATCATCAATGCAGTGGTTTTTATGGTTATTTTAAAGCATTATAACAAAGAACATGACAAGGCAAAAATGTATCTGGCGCAAAGTCGCCAAGTTCAAGAACATTTACAGTATTTAAGCTATCATGATGCGTTAACTGGCTTGTATAACCGGACTTACTTTGAAAGAGAGATGAATGTTCTTGAACAAAAAAGCGCAATCAATGTTGGCGTTTTTGCGATTGATATTGATGGATTAAAGTTCATAAACGATACTTTCGGGCATAATCAGGGCGACAACATGCTTACGTGGGCAGCCACGGTTTTTCGATCTACTTTTCGGGAAAGTGATCTTATCGCAAGAATCGGCGGAGACGAATTTGTTGTTTTAATCGGTGATTGCTGCAGTGAGGATATGGAGGCGCTTTACAAAAGTTTTCGCGCTAATATCAAGCAGGCCAATCAGGAGAATTTTGCGGCGCCAATACCATTGGAAATGTCGGTAGGGTATGCTTATCTAGGAAAAAAAGATCGGACAATAAGCGAGTTGATCCGAGAGGCCGACAATAAAATGTACCGGGAGAAGTTGTATCGTAAAGCTGGCACCAAAGGGTCGATCATTCAAACTCTTAAACAATTATTAGCGGCTCGTGACTACCAGCGCGGTACTCACAGTGATAAATTGCAGAATTTAATTGCCAGTTTTTCGATTGCTGCAGGAATACCGGCATCAGCAATTACTGATATTCAATTATTTGCGGAATTTCATGATGTTGGTAAGATTGGAATTTCGGATGCTATTATTACTAAAAAGGGAATTTTAACTGAGGATGAACGAAAAGAAATTCAGCGTCATTGTGAAATTGGTTATCGAATTGCCCAATCTTCAACAGATCTCTTACCTATTGCAGATTGGATACTAAAGCATCATGAGTGGTGGAATGGTGAAGGATATCCATTAGGCCTCACTGGACAGCGCATTCCGCTTGAATGCCGCATTGTGGCTATCGCCGATGCGTATGATGCCATGACCAATGACCGGCCTTACCGCAGTGCTATCAGCCACGAAGCAGCCATTCTAGAATTGCAGCGGTGTGCAGGATCTCAGTTCGATCCTCATTTGGTAAACATTTTTACATCCATTGTAAAACCTCTGGATAACTAATACTTAAGGACGCAAAACATGCTAAAACCAGTAAGTTTTAGCATGCTTGTCTGAAATCTAAGTTTCAGAAAGTTTGTTTTTTGGAGTTATTTCCTTAGCAAGTTCTAATCCGGATTTTTTACTTTTAGCGCTCTTTTTCGGACCACGCCCAGGCTTTTTATCACCCATTGTCTCACCTCCCCTGAAAATTTAGTTTATTTTCCCAGAAAACGTCTAAAATATACGGAACTATTTCTTTAAATAACAAAACATGCCACTAAGGGCATGTTTTGCTATTTCATGATGTCTCTATTTGTTCGGGTTGTTTTTCAAACCTTTGTCGTAATTGTCTGGCTTTTTGCATTTTGAAATTTTTTTGAGCAAGCTTTTCCTGATTAATTGGTTCAAGTTTGTCGCCGTAACGTGATAATAATAGACTATCCAATTCTTCCTGGGGCAGTGTGTATGAGCGCAGCTCGGGTTCTGATTTTTTCTTCATAGACAGCTCCTTTCAATACTATTCTTCCCTAAAACTAGAAATGCATGTCAAAAAAATCAGAGATTGTCAATAAAAAATTAAACAATTGCTTACAAGAAAAGGCTGCCTTATCGCCGATGCGAAAGGCAGCCTTTTCTTGCTGAGGATGACAGCTATAAAACGTATGGGGTTGCAGCTTATTTTCCGATAAACTCTTGAACAACATAGACAGAACCATTTGAACTATGAACAACGCCAATACCAACATCCGTATAGCTGGAGTTAAGAATATTGGCACGATGCCCAGAGCTTTTCATAAAAGCAGTTTCGGCTGCGGCTACGCTGTTGTTTATTGCCAGGTTCTCACCTGCAGTGCTATAA
Encoded here:
- the fliD_2 gene encoding flagellar hook-associated protein 2 → MSSSSTLTSTTVNGRQVISGLSSGIDVDSMVQTTLSAEKWKLNKLQQQEQLTEWRQTAYRSIISSIQAFTSKYFDLTSSTSILSTKNLQKFTTSSTNSSTVTATAGTTASPGSHKLTVSQLATAASLTSSSQVSKSVQGTEAADFTAASGSSFVISLDGTAKTVTLNSSVTDVNSFQNLMDEAVGAGKVTVSTDSSTGALVIDAASDSGVQAITISAPSTSSSSALSALGFGSDAVLSNRLSTSSTLESIAGQLSTELTFNSDGQVDITINGVNFTFDKSSTLKEVITEVNQGSAGAKLAYDELSGKLVLTADSTGAGNTLAVSESDSNFLTVFLNESTTGQDAKLTLDGQALTRSGNSVTVDGITYSLKDTTSEAVTIGVEQDIDGIYDTISNFVTDYNTLIDTINSTISEEYDSDYPPLTDDQKEEMTDDEIENWEAKAKVGILRNDSLMQNFVTNMRTALMESVSGVSTSLSAIGITTSTYSEKGKLHIDETTLRAAIADNPEGVTNLFTQQSTSYSGTTTVRTLTSAQRQTRYKEEGLSYRIYDILQDNISAIRDSGGNKGLMLLKAGTENDTSDTANSYSKALDEYSEKIDAEQDRLDDEEDRLYTKYTAMETYLNQLSAQFSALSSFTSSSSS
- the flgL_2 gene encoding flagellar hook-associated protein 3; translated protein: MNVRITNNMMVANTVRNINSNASRLSKAQDQMSSQSKIQLPSDDPVVASRAIKYRSYVAKIEQYQKNTDNAVSWQEVTDNALSDLGDVVQQIRDYTVQASSDTLTDEDKAKIKTNVEELKKQAVQIMNTSYGGRYVFGGYVTDQEPYQIEATDMGDKVTFKGSYLGGLVSASLDDTAITDFYTDNAVYTTDGAQSIQYNLGYSNSITINVEGQDAIGESSANNLFDTIDKLLLGLNGESSYKTVEVTTDPTTTVSISTSTLDLDSVLTDLDHDLDRLLTARSDLGARMNYVNMTKDRLSTDYNTYTKLMSNNEDIDTAEVSMAVSTAEYVYEASLSVGAKVISNSLVDYLR
- a CDS encoding histidine kinase, whose product is MDSKFHKLIGDEQAFSIEHRLLNIVLVFGLILSIWSAFTNYWLNLDDLLVWTCILSAVLLSILYYLSIVKHLYTFTITMLVLAVLVIVPTAWITNGGISGSIPFYVILFAAMGSAVFFGFQKFVVISYMLIIANVLMYLEYKNPSMIIGYQSTWDRYVDISIGLTTTVIINAVVFMVILKHYNKEHDKAKMYLAQSRQVQEHLQYLSYHDALTGLYNRTYFEREMNVLEQKSAINVGVFAIDIDGLKFINDTFGHNQGDNMLTWAATVFRSTFRESDLIARIGGDEFVVLIGDCCSEDMEALYKSFRANIKQANQENFAAPIPLEMSVGYAYLGKKDRTISELIREADNKMYREKLYRKAGTKGSIIQTLKQLLAARDYQRGTHSDKLQNLIASFSIAAGIPASAITDIQLFAEFHDVGKIGISDAIITKKGILTEDERKEIQRHCEIGYRIAQSSTDLLPIADWILKHHEWWNGEGYPLGLTGQRIPLECRIVAIADAYDAMTNDRPYRSAISHEAAILELQRCAGSQFDPHLVNIFTSIVKPLDN
- the flgK_3 gene encoding flagellar hook-associated protein 1, which codes for MNSTFTGLSIAVRGLYSSQAALSVTTNNISNVNTEGYTRQTVNQSAATPAAVYNSSAIIGSGSQVNSVDQIRDAQLDKKYWRENATVGEWETKADGLTQLEAILGDTSENGLSSVMDEFYSALEDLSSDPSSNSARTVVKQAGNSVCEYLNSTAQQLIDLRADVNSDIKTDVSSLNAYAEQIADLNKQIQTASATGASVNDLMDQRNLLIDKLSNLTSIEVSEVIVGKQADGTNNTLISITVNGASLVTGSKARQLEVYEISDGSSQDGLYGIRWQDTQTEFSSGGGSIQASLDLRDGTGVGSEYKGIPYYMSQLDEYARTFAMAFNEGMDEAGYSGHADGVGADGSTEIRFFSYNDLSSEEFMDSGTDTASIYANITAGNISLTKDVQADVNKIAAASSTGESGNNENIQDLISLCEDSSMFHTGTPEDFINSVISTLASDSSYAQRQSDSHTSILNSITNRRSSVSGVSTNEETANLTKYQQAYEASAAMVNVWDEIYKETINLVSD